A portion of the Tachysurus vachellii isolate PV-2020 chromosome 14, HZAU_Pvac_v1, whole genome shotgun sequence genome contains these proteins:
- the mars2 gene encoding methionine--tRNA ligase, mitochondrial: MSSQSLIVQRNGRQLIRLLKYGSRGEQPGFYPPLPVPSVHTCAGDVRSHYITTPIFYVNASPHVGHVYSAVTADCLHRYKLLQGFNSRFATGTDEHGLKIQQAASAVGKEPMCFCTEVSERFQDVFRSCNIAYTDFVRTTEDRHRRAVEHFWAKLLDKGFIYKGTYEGWYSTPDESFLTANQVTDSTDSMGRDIKISTESGHKVEWTKEHNYLFRLSDFRSRLQEWLRLNPKAIQPEKFYHLVLQWLESELPDLSVSRQRSRLQWGIPVPGDPEQTIYVWLDALVNYLTVAGYPEKYSQWWSAVHHVIGKDILKFHAIYWPAFLMAAEMPLPQAIYVHSHWTVQGKKMSKSLGNVVDPLESSQRFTVDGLRYFLLRQGVPETDCDYDNDKVAKLCNSELADSLGGLLNRCTAPSLNPEQVYLPFCNVSFPKDSSGRAVLEDYKMLEAVSRLPVSVKQNFDNLHVYKALEAISTCVRLTNSFVQRHAPWKLDCTEYKDKLWHDTILHVCMECLRIYGVLLQPAVPVLADKILSRLGVRADQRSWDHALDFLSKYEGRHCPYEGRALGPDTGVLYSRIERNKPNQKVKNEPTDKNARSK, encoded by the exons ATGAGCTCTCAAAGTTTAATCGTACAAAGAAACGGCAGACAATTGATACGGTTGTTAAAATACGGCTCTCGCGGAGAACAACCTGGTTTTTATCCACCACTTCCGGTACCGAGTGTCCACACGTGCGCAGGAGACGTGAGGTCACATTACATCACCACTCCGATCTTTTACGTGAACGCCTCTCCTCACGTCGGACACGTGTATTCCGCCGTGACAGCTGACTGTTTACACAGATACAAGCTGCTGCAGGGGTTTAACTCCAGGTTCGCTACAG GAACTGATGAACACGGGCTGAAGATCCAGCAGGCGGCGAGTGCAGTGGGTAAAGAGCCAATGTGTTTCTGCACAGAGGTATCCGAAAGATTTCAGGATGTGTTCAGGAGCTGCAATATTGCATACACGGACTTCGTGCGGACGACGGAGGACAGACACAGACGGGCAGTGGAACATTTCTGGGCCAAGCTGCTTGATAAAGGCTTCATCTATAAAGGCACTTATGAAGGCTGGTACTCCACACCAGATGAGAGCTTTCTTACAGCCAACCAGGTGACTGACAGCACAGACTCCATGGGCAGAGACATCAAAATCTCCACCGAGAGCGGACATAAG GTGGAGTGGACGAAGGAGCACAACTATCTGTTCCGCCTCTCTGATTTCCGAAGCAGGCTGCAGGAGTGGTTAAGGTTGAACCCTAAAGCCATTCAGCCAGAGAAGTTTTACCATCTTGTCCTTCAGTGGTTGGAGAGCGAGCTTCCCGATTTATCGGTTTCTCGACAAAGAAGCCGTCTGCAGTGGGGCATTCCGGTTCCTGGAGATCCTGAACAAACGATCTATGTGTGGCTGGACGCTTTGGTGAACTATCTGACTGTTGCGGGTTATCCAGAGAAGTACTCGCAGTGGTGGAGTGCTGTCCATCACGTCATAGGCAAAGATATTTTGAAGTTCCATGCGATATATTGGCCGGCGTTTCTCATGGCTGCAGAAATGCCCCTTCCTCAGGCCATATACGTGCACTCCCATTGGACGGTGCAGGGAAAGAAGATGTCTAAGAGTCTTGGAAATGTAGTAGATCCCCTCGAGAGCTCGCAAAGGTTCACAGTGGACGGCCTGAGGTACTTTCTTCTCAGGCAAGGTGTTCCAGAGACTGACTGCGACTACGACAATGACAAGGTGGCGAAGTTGTGCAACAGCGAACTGGCTGATTCTCTCGGCGGTCTTCTCAACCGTTGCACCGCACCCTCTCTCAACCCAGAGCAGGTTTATCTTCCGTTCTGCAACGTCTCCTTTCCAAAAGACTCCAGCGGAAGAGCGGTGCTGGAGGATTACAAAATGTTGGAGGCCGTTTCAAGGCTACCGGTTTCAGTGAAGCAGAACTTTGACAACCTGCACGTGTATAAAGCGCTGGAAGCCATCAGCACTTGCGTACGGCTGACCAACAGCTTCGTCCAAAGACACGCGCCATGGAAGCTCGACTGCACCGAGTACAAGGATAAACTCTGGCATGACACCatactgcatgtgtgtatggagtgtctGAGGATCTACGGTGTTCTCCTACAGCCCGCTGTGCCAGTGCTGGCAGATAAAATCCTGTCCAGGCTGGGGGTGAGGGCTGATCAGAGAAGCTGGGATCATGCGCTCGATTTCCTCTCAAAGTATGAAGGAAGACATTGTCCTTACGAAGGACGAGCGCTAGGTCCAGACACCGGAGTGCTTTACAGTCGTATTGAGAGAAACAAACCGaaccaaaaagtaaaaaatgagcCAACAGACAAAAATGCGAGGTCCAAGTAA